Genomic DNA from Calditrichota bacterium:
AAATTGACGGCGCAAGCGCCAGGGCCGTGGCAGAAAAGCTCCGACAGACGGTGGAACAGACCCCCTTTAAGGGTGAGGAGGTGCTGCCCGGCGGCAATCTGACCATCTCCGTCGGCCTGGCCACTTTGCCCAACGACGCAGGCGAATCCATTGAGCTCCTGGATCTGGCCGATCGCGGCCTCTACTTGGCTAAGCGGTGGGGACGCAATCGTGTCTGCCACTTCCTTGACGGGGAATGAAGTTCACCTGCATTGAGTTATGCGGGCGCCAGTTGAGATTGATGCCACCCGGGTCGCGCGACAGGCAGCGGTCCGGGCAAGCGGCATGATTCTCACCTTAGCTGCGAGGACACCATGCGAGTATGTATCGATGCAGGACACGGAGGCCGCGATTCCGGTGCGGTGGGAACCACGCCTTTCCTGCTTGAGGAGAAGGCGGTCAATCTGGCCATAGCGCTCCTTCTTGAACAGGAGTTGCGCGCCAAAGGACACGAAGTGGTGATGACGCGCCGCCGGGACTGGTACGTCAGCCTGGAGGCGCGTGCCGACTTTGCCAACCGCCTCGGCGCCGACTTTTTCGTCAGCATCCACGCAAATGCATCCTACGATCCGGCAACCCAGGGGATGGAAATCTTCCATTTCCCGGGAGGCACCATCAGCAACCGCTATGCGCGGAGCATCCTCACCAGCATGTTGCGCCAATTTCCGGACCACCTGAATAGAGGCGTCAAAGAGGCAAACTTTGCGGTCCTGCGCCTCACGGACATGCCGGCAGTGCT
This window encodes:
- a CDS encoding N-acetylmuramoyl-L-alanine amidase, which translates into the protein MRVCIDAGHGGRDSGAVGTTPFLLEEKAVNLAIALLLEQELRAKGHEVVMTRRRDWYVSLEARADFANRLGADFFVSIHANASYDPATQGMEIFHFPGGTISNRYARSILTSMLRQFPDHLNRGVKEANFAVLRLTDMPAVLVECEFLTNPQQLRFLASPDKQAALARAIATGIDTA